In Candidatus Mycalebacterium zealandia, one DNA window encodes the following:
- a CDS encoding nucleotide sugar dehydrogenase, whose amino-acid sequence MKVGIIGTGYVGLVTGACLADSGNSVVCADIDVEKIASLKKGTVPFYEPNLEDIVAKNIKDGRLTFSNEPEQAVLESDTVFIAVGTPQSVNGEPDLGGVFDVARMIGPVCGGDYKLIVTKSTVPPGTTEKVMGLVLENGGKNFDMASNPEFLKEGTAVKDFMSPDRIVIGTDSEKAEGILRQLYLPYMRRGERLISISIRSAEIAKYASNAMLATRISFMNEMAVFCEKMGASVSEVRSVMAADERIGDKFLYPGVGYGGSCLPKDIKAVIGAARKQGFDMRICSAVDEVNTLQHEIFLNKLKSQFPDGLGSVKIAFWGVSFKPNTDDIRESPAIYIMNKVLSEGAEVSAHDPVAFDGAAKDFIPSGVKRARGPYDACEGADALFISTEWNEYRQPDFGRIFSIMKSPVIVDGRNIYSPAEMKNMGFRYFCLGEA is encoded by the coding sequence TTGAAAGTAGGAATTATAGGAACCGGATACGTTGGTCTTGTTACGGGCGCGTGCCTCGCGGACAGTGGAAACTCAGTCGTCTGCGCAGACATTGATGTAGAGAAAATCGCCTCTCTTAAAAAAGGGACTGTGCCGTTTTATGAGCCGAACCTTGAAGATATTGTCGCAAAAAACATCAAAGACGGACGTCTCACTTTTTCAAATGAGCCTGAGCAAGCCGTTTTAGAGTCCGACACTGTTTTTATCGCCGTGGGAACGCCGCAGTCCGTAAACGGCGAGCCGGATTTGGGCGGCGTTTTTGATGTCGCGCGGATGATTGGCCCGGTCTGCGGGGGCGATTACAAACTGATTGTTACAAAAAGCACCGTTCCGCCGGGCACAACGGAGAAAGTCATGGGGCTTGTGCTTGAAAACGGCGGAAAAAACTTTGATATGGCTTCCAACCCGGAATTTTTGAAAGAGGGAACGGCGGTGAAGGACTTTATGAGTCCGGACAGAATTGTTATCGGCACGGACAGCGAAAAAGCAGAAGGCATTTTGCGCCAACTCTATTTGCCGTATATGAGGCGTGGCGAGAGGTTGATTTCCATCTCCATACGCTCGGCGGAGATTGCCAAATATGCCTCAAATGCGATGCTCGCAACCCGAATATCCTTTATGAATGAGATGGCGGTGTTTTGCGAAAAGATGGGCGCGAGTGTCTCAGAAGTGCGCTCGGTTATGGCAGCTGACGAGAGGATTGGGGACAAGTTTCTGTATCCGGGAGTCGGGTATGGCGGTTCGTGTCTGCCAAAAGATATCAAAGCGGTTATCGGCGCCGCGCGCAAGCAGGGATTTGATATGAGAATCTGTTCGGCTGTTGACGAGGTCAACACTCTTCAGCATGAGATTTTTCTGAACAAACTGAAAAGCCAGTTTCCCGACGGGCTCGGCAGTGTGAAAATTGCTTTCTGGGGGGTATCTTTCAAGCCCAACACCGATGACATCAGGGAGTCTCCGGCGATTTACATTATGAATAAGGTTTTGAGCGAAGGCGCCGAAGTAAGCGCTCATGACCCTGTGGCTTTTGACGGCGCGGCAAAGGATTTCATTCCCTCCGGCGTCAAAAGGGCGCGCGGTCCATACGACGCGTGTGAGGGTGCGGACGCGCTTTTTATAAGCACGGAATGGAATGAATACAGACAGCCGGATTTCGGCAGGATTTTTTCCATTATGAAATCCCCTGTTATTGTTGACGGAAGGAATATCTATTCACCGGCGGAGATGAAAAATATGGGTTTCCGGTACTTCTGTCTTGGCGAGGCGTGA
- a CDS encoding DUF1285 domain-containing protein has translation MKTPHIFIDKKGRWFQDGVQITHKWTYLENNRNLRRARGGGFEVAEGKVSVSVEVEDTPFVIVSARLTEKGFEVVVNDETSEILTEDTDLRVNADNIPYAFIKNGEFEARFLSPAYYAIASVAEPLPEGGFVIESQGKKYRFLPKTAQ, from the coding sequence ATGAAGACTCCGCACATATTTATAGACAAAAAGGGCAGATGGTTTCAGGACGGGGTTCAGATAACTCACAAGTGGACCTATCTTGAAAACAACCGTAACCTCCGCCGTGCGCGTGGAGGCGGGTTTGAAGTTGCCGAGGGGAAAGTTTCCGTTTCCGTTGAGGTGGAGGACACGCCTTTTGTCATTGTTTCCGCCCGGTTGACAGAAAAGGGATTTGAGGTGGTCGTTAATGATGAAACTTCGGAGATACTCACCGAGGACACCGATTTGCGCGTGAACGCGGACAACATTCCATACGCCTTCATAAAAAACGGTGAGTTTGAGGCGCGTTTTCTAAGCCCCGCATATTATGCCATAGCATCGGTTGCGGAGCCGCTGCCCGAAGGCGGATTTGTTATTGAGTCACAAGGGAAAAAATACAGGTTCTTGCCCAAAACCGCACAGTAA
- a CDS encoding ATP-binding cassette domain-containing protein, which translates to MISLCGIEKTYQSGDTSVHALRNVSLDIFPGDLVAIVGSSGSGKSTLMNILGLLDTQDSGSYLFEGREISAFSADGLSELRRKRIGFVFQSFNLLPRLSAHENVEIPLIYDGAAAGERRKRASEVLESVGLSDRENHMPSQLSGGQQQRVAIARALCKNPAMILADEPTGNLDSKNTDEIMNLLKQVNASGTTIVMITHEKEVADCCRRVVTMKDGTIL; encoded by the coding sequence ATCATATCGCTTTGCGGAATTGAAAAGACCTATCAGTCCGGTGACACCTCCGTGCACGCTTTGCGCAATGTTTCCCTTGATATTTTTCCCGGAGACTTAGTCGCGATTGTGGGGTCTTCCGGATCGGGCAAAAGCACACTTATGAACATTCTGGGGCTTTTGGATACTCAGGATTCCGGCTCCTACCTTTTTGAGGGGCGGGAAATTTCGGCGTTTTCGGCGGATGGTCTTTCTGAATTGAGGCGCAAGCGCATCGGGTTTGTTTTCCAGAGTTTTAATCTGCTTCCGCGCTTGAGCGCACATGAAAACGTGGAGATACCGCTGATATACGACGGCGCAGCGGCCGGGGAGAGAAGAAAGCGGGCTTCGGAGGTGCTTGAATCGGTCGGGCTTTCGGACAGAGAAAACCACATGCCTTCACAGCTCTCCGGCGGACAGCAGCAGAGGGTTGCCATAGCGCGCGCGCTGTGCAAAAATCCGGCGATGATTCTCGCCGATGAGCCGACCGGCAACCTTGACAGCAAAAACACGGACGAGATTATGAACCTTCTCAAGCAAGTGAACGCTTCGGGCACTACCATTGTGATGATTACGCACGAAAAGGAAGTCGCGGACTGCTGCCGCAGAGTTGTTACCATGAAAGACGGCACGATCTTGTGA
- a CDS encoding efflux RND transporter periplasmic adaptor subunit has protein sequence MSGPGKIFNALGRLSAGLRGVLIVGLILGAWVFTFEDSSVEYKTESVSVGSVISTITSVGTLKHFEEAEIYSSIPGTVTEVFKQQSDTVSEGDVLIRLDATTLKSRYDKARTELETKEAGFKYQSELYDKKLSSTNDYKKAKIAMEQAKAGFSEATRKFKAAEIKSPIDGTVIYRNVEVGRSFDNTVGMLMKIAGKADKMRLLIRIGEADIGRVSEGQFVHFTVSAFKNQSFRGEIFSVSESPLEGDGAVAYEVLARVENPEHILKSGMTADITVKTAQVDDVMRVPTAALRFLPPDGSVHASGSAVWIKTLSGKFKRVPVTIGESNEVFTEVKTGEISEGDIIAVGTVVKTDEDSGGMTLPQPKRF, from the coding sequence GTGAGTGGACCGGGGAAAATTTTTAATGCGTTGGGCCGATTAAGCGCCGGACTGCGCGGTGTGCTTATTGTCGGACTCATTTTGGGCGCGTGGGTGTTTACGTTTGAAGACAGTTCTGTTGAATACAAAACCGAGTCAGTTTCGGTTGGAAGCGTAATTTCCACCATAACTTCTGTCGGAACGCTGAAACATTTTGAGGAAGCGGAAATCTACAGCTCCATACCGGGCACGGTTACCGAAGTTTTTAAGCAACAGAGCGACACGGTTTCCGAAGGCGATGTTCTTATACGCCTTGATGCGACCACACTTAAGTCGCGCTACGATAAAGCGCGCACGGAACTTGAGACAAAAGAGGCGGGCTTTAAATATCAGTCCGAGCTTTACGATAAGAAGCTCAGTTCCACAAACGATTACAAGAAGGCGAAAATAGCGATGGAGCAAGCAAAGGCGGGATTTTCCGAAGCGACCAGAAAGTTCAAAGCGGCCGAGATAAAGTCTCCCATTGACGGAACGGTTATTTACCGCAACGTTGAGGTCGGACGCTCATTTGACAATACAGTCGGAATGCTTATGAAAATCGCCGGAAAAGCCGACAAAATGAGGCTTCTTATCCGTATCGGCGAAGCGGACATCGGGCGCGTTTCCGAGGGGCAGTTTGTGCACTTTACGGTTTCGGCGTTCAAAAATCAGTCTTTCAGGGGCGAAATTTTTTCCGTGTCCGAATCTCCGCTTGAAGGTGACGGCGCCGTTGCTTACGAGGTTCTGGCACGGGTTGAGAACCCTGAACACATTCTTAAATCCGGAATGACCGCGGACATTACGGTAAAAACCGCGCAAGTGGACGATGTTATGCGCGTGCCGACCGCCGCTCTGCGTTTTCTCCCGCCGGACGGTTCCGTGCACGCTTCGGGCTCCGCGGTGTGGATTAAAACCCTTTCGGGAAAATTCAAGCGCGTACCCGTAACAATCGGAGAGAGCAATGAAGTGTTTACCGAGGTTAAGACCGGAGAAATATCCGAAGGCGACATAATTGCGGTTGGAACAGTTGTTAAAACAGACGAAGATTCCGGTGGCATGACACTTCCCCAGCCAAAACGTTTCTGA
- the hemW gene encoding radical SAM family heme chaperone HemW — protein MKKPLSIYVHFPYCEIKCPFCNLNAWEEKKFDENAYTRAIRDELKALTSEMPELLSHYEVKTVFIGGGTPSLFSARAVGGVLEFLAGEFEISNSAEISLESHPASCGREKMRGFYTAGINRLSIGAQSFSSEKLKSLGREHEARLCFEAFENAQSAGFQNISADIIAGAAGETPQAFEKDIKTAAATGVPHISVYGLEIERGTQFYALAKKGLLKTPSDEDCAQMIEIAAECLSAMERYEISSFAAPDAHCRHNINYWRSGDYIGLGAGAHSHMTVRDAPFGLRWANPRNPREYMEQTARGKTAPRQALDAETGFCDCVMMGLRLADGMDLADAEKQFGVRVDVHALEKLENNGLIRRENGAVKITEKGFVLANSVIVEITGKTKPGE, from the coding sequence ATGAAAAAACCTCTTTCAATCTATGTCCACTTCCCATACTGCGAAATTAAGTGCCCTTTCTGCAATCTGAACGCATGGGAGGAAAAAAAATTTGATGAAAACGCCTATACACGCGCAATACGTGACGAACTGAAAGCCCTCACTTCGGAAATGCCCGAACTGCTCTCGCACTACGAAGTAAAAACCGTGTTTATTGGAGGCGGAACACCGTCTCTGTTCTCGGCACGGGCGGTGGGCGGCGTGTTGGAGTTTCTTGCGGGAGAGTTTGAAATCTCAAACTCCGCGGAAATATCGCTTGAATCTCATCCCGCATCATGCGGGCGCGAAAAAATGCGCGGATTTTACACGGCGGGAATCAACCGTTTGAGCATCGGGGCGCAGTCCTTCTCATCTGAAAAACTCAAAAGTCTCGGAAGAGAGCACGAGGCTCGGCTATGTTTTGAGGCGTTTGAAAATGCGCAATCGGCGGGTTTTCAGAACATAAGCGCGGACATCATAGCCGGCGCGGCGGGAGAAACTCCACAAGCGTTTGAGAAAGACATCAAAACCGCCGCCGCAACCGGAGTGCCTCACATATCGGTTTACGGACTTGAAATTGAGCGGGGAACGCAATTTTACGCTTTGGCGAAAAAAGGGCTGTTGAAAACACCTTCGGATGAGGATTGCGCGCAAATGATTGAAATTGCCGCCGAGTGTTTGAGCGCGATGGAGCGCTATGAAATATCAAGTTTCGCCGCGCCGGATGCGCACTGCCGGCACAACATAAACTACTGGCGTTCGGGAGATTACATAGGACTCGGTGCGGGGGCGCATTCTCACATGACAGTGCGCGACGCGCCTTTCGGACTCAGGTGGGCAAACCCGCGAAACCCTCGCGAATATATGGAACAGACCGCAAGGGGCAAAACCGCGCCGAGGCAAGCTTTGGATGCTGAAACCGGATTTTGCGACTGCGTGATGATGGGGCTCCGGCTTGCGGACGGAATGGATTTGGCGGATGCGGAAAAGCAGTTCGGTGTCCGGGTTGACGTGCACGCGCTTGAAAAACTTGAAAACAATGGTCTGATCCGCCGTGAAAACGGCGCGGTGAAAATCACAGAAAAGGGTTTTGTTTTGGCAAACTCGGTGATTGTGGAAATTACGGGAAAAACCAAGCCGGGCGAATAG
- a CDS encoding phosphopyruvate hydratase, translated as MAKIKSVKAREILDSRGNPTVETDVVCSDGTLGRASVPSGASTGKFEARELRDSAKKRYGGKGVLKAVENSNRTLERAIRGMDVSDQKKIDAKMIEKDGTKSKSRIGANSILGVSLAVAHAAAQSRKTPLYRYLTRLYGSVRPSLPVPFMNIINGGAHADNNLDIQEFMLVPHGFKTFSDSLRAGVEIFHALKSLLKSKGLSTAVGDEGGFAPNLRSNEHAMEFIARAAEKAGYKTGTQVSLAMDAAASEFFFDGKYRIGRAKLSSAQMGKMYEKWTKNWPLISIEDPMDENDWEGWKEITERVGRSVQLVGDDLFVTNRQRLEKGIKLGAANSILIKVNQIGTLSETFDAMKTAGKAGYSRMVSHRSGETEDSSIADIAVATECGRIKTGAPCRGERTAKYNRLLRIEEELGKKAVFAGKQILGKI; from the coding sequence ATGGCGAAAATCAAAAGCGTAAAAGCGAGGGAAATTCTGGACTCGCGCGGAAATCCAACAGTTGAGACCGATGTTGTGTGCTCTGACGGCACACTTGGAAGGGCTTCGGTGCCGTCCGGAGCGTCAACGGGAAAGTTTGAGGCGCGGGAACTTAGAGACTCGGCAAAGAAAAGATACGGAGGCAAAGGCGTTCTCAAAGCGGTTGAGAACTCAAACCGGACTCTTGAACGTGCGATTCGGGGAATGGACGTAAGCGACCAGAAAAAAATTGATGCGAAGATGATTGAAAAAGACGGAACAAAATCAAAATCACGCATCGGAGCGAACTCTATTCTCGGTGTTTCGCTCGCCGTTGCACACGCGGCGGCACAATCGCGCAAAACCCCTCTTTACCGATATCTCACGCGACTCTACGGCTCCGTGCGTCCGTCTCTGCCGGTGCCGTTTATGAACATAATCAACGGCGGAGCGCACGCGGACAACAATCTGGATATTCAGGAATTCATGCTTGTTCCGCACGGTTTCAAAACTTTTTCAGATTCATTGCGAGCCGGAGTTGAGATTTTTCACGCTCTCAAATCGCTGCTGAAATCCAAGGGGCTTTCCACCGCCGTTGGAGACGAAGGCGGCTTCGCCCCGAATTTGCGCTCCAACGAGCATGCGATGGAGTTCATCGCGCGTGCGGCGGAAAAAGCCGGATATAAAACCGGAACGCAAGTGTCGCTTGCCATGGATGCGGCGGCAAGCGAGTTTTTTTTCGACGGAAAATACCGCATCGGACGCGCAAAACTTTCATCGGCGCAAATGGGCAAAATGTATGAAAAATGGACAAAAAACTGGCCTCTCATCTCCATTGAAGACCCGATGGACGAGAATGACTGGGAGGGCTGGAAGGAGATTACGGAGCGAGTCGGCCGGTCGGTTCAGTTGGTAGGAGACGATCTTTTCGTCACAAACAGACAGCGGCTTGAAAAAGGAATAAAACTCGGAGCCGCAAACTCAATTCTCATAAAAGTCAACCAGATAGGGACTCTGTCGGAAACATTTGATGCGATGAAGACCGCCGGCAAAGCGGGCTATTCGCGCATGGTGTCCCATCGTTCGGGGGAGACCGAAGATTCATCAATCGCGGACATCGCGGTCGCGACCGAATGCGGTCGCATAAAAACCGGCGCGCCGTGCAGGGGAGAAAGAACGGCAAAATACAACCGTTTGCTGAGAATTGAGGAGGAACTGGGGAAAAAGGCTGTGTTTGCGGGCAAACAAATCTTGGGTAAAATCTAA
- the leuC gene encoding 3-isopropylmalate dehydratase large subunit — protein MNGKTLLEKIWNSHLVSEGKDGQPDILYIDLHMVHEVTSPQAFEGLVMENRKVRRPNLTFATMDHNVPTTARSKPIEDDISARQIETLRKNCERFGINLFDILPNPEIEDLQGIVHVIGPELGLTRPGMTIVCGDSHTSTHGAFGSLAFGIGTSEVEHVLATQCLRQTRPETFEIRMEGKRGRGVTAKDIILAIIGRIGTAGATGHAVEYAGEAIRDLSMEERMTVCNMSIEAGAKAGMMAADEKTFEYARARRYSPADEHFESALEEWKQCASDEDAVFDKTLKMDAGEIAPQITWGTNPGMVVDVNSTVPNPADESDAVRRGDMERALEYMGLKAGKPMTDIKIDRVFLGSCTNSRIEDLTAVAQIVKGKKVAKGVRAMVVPGSQLVKKQAEEMGIDKILKDAGFEWRESGCSMCLGMNPDILAPGERCASTSNRNFEGRQGKGGRTHLASPVMAAAAAIEGHFVDVREWGN, from the coding sequence ATGAATGGTAAAACACTTCTTGAAAAAATTTGGAATTCCCACCTCGTAAGCGAGGGGAAAGACGGCCAGCCCGACATTCTCTACATAGATTTGCATATGGTTCACGAAGTTACCTCGCCTCAGGCGTTTGAGGGGCTTGTGATGGAAAACAGAAAAGTTCGCCGCCCGAATTTAACATTCGCCACAATGGACCATAATGTGCCCACAACGGCGCGAAGCAAACCCATAGAGGACGACATATCCGCCCGTCAGATTGAGACGCTCAGAAAAAACTGCGAGCGTTTCGGTATTAATCTTTTTGACATTCTGCCGAATCCGGAAATTGAGGATCTTCAAGGAATTGTCCACGTAATAGGTCCTGAACTGGGGCTCACAAGGCCCGGAATGACTATAGTGTGCGGCGACAGCCACACTTCAACTCACGGCGCGTTCGGTTCCCTTGCTTTCGGAATCGGAACAAGCGAGGTTGAGCATGTCCTTGCGACCCAGTGCCTGCGCCAGACCCGCCCGGAAACCTTTGAGATACGAATGGAAGGAAAACGGGGACGCGGCGTTACGGCAAAAGACATAATTCTGGCAATCATAGGGCGGATTGGAACTGCCGGCGCGACCGGGCACGCGGTTGAATACGCGGGCGAAGCCATAAGAGACCTGTCAATGGAAGAAAGAATGACCGTGTGCAACATGTCGATTGAGGCCGGAGCGAAAGCGGGAATGATGGCGGCGGACGAAAAAACTTTTGAATACGCGCGCGCGCGGCGTTATTCGCCGGCAGACGAGCATTTTGAGTCGGCGCTTGAGGAATGGAAACAGTGCGCGTCCGATGAAGACGCAGTTTTTGATAAAACTCTGAAAATGGACGCCGGAGAAATTGCCCCGCAGATAACGTGGGGAACGAATCCGGGAATGGTGGTTGACGTGAACTCTACGGTTCCAAACCCCGCGGACGAAAGTGACGCAGTACGGCGCGGCGACATGGAAAGAGCGCTTGAATACATGGGACTCAAAGCCGGAAAGCCGATGACGGACATCAAAATTGACAGGGTCTTTCTGGGCTCATGCACAAACTCGCGCATAGAAGACCTGACCGCCGTGGCACAGATTGTTAAAGGCAAAAAAGTCGCGAAAGGCGTGCGTGCGATGGTTGTTCCGGGTTCTCAATTGGTGAAAAAACAGGCTGAAGAAATGGGAATAGACAAGATTCTCAAAGATGCCGGATTTGAATGGCGTGAATCGGGATGCAGTATGTGTCTGGGAATGAATCCCGACATTCTCGCGCCCGGGGAAAGATGCGCCAGCACATCCAACAGAAACTTTGAAGGACGGCAGGGCAAAGGCGGCAGAACACATCTCGCAAGCCCCGTTATGGCTGCGGCCGCGGCAATTGAAGGTCATTTTGTTGACGTCCGGGAGTGGGGCAATTAA
- the leuD gene encoding 3-isopropylmalate dehydratase small subunit: MEKFTKIKAVVAPLDRSNVDTDQIIPKQFLKRIERTGFGEFLFYDWRFLEDGKTLNPDFEMNMERYKGSGVLIAKDNFGSGSSREHAPWAIREFGFRVVIAPSFADIFYNNCFKNSILPVKLNREQVDSLFETVRANPGFSLEVDLEKQSITGSGINFEFDIDPFRKRTLLEGLDDISQTLKESDLIEKYEKKHVETRPWGFPAMER, encoded by the coding sequence ATGGAAAAATTCACGAAAATAAAAGCGGTAGTCGCCCCGCTTGACCGCTCAAACGTTGACACCGACCAGATAATTCCCAAGCAGTTTCTCAAAAGAATTGAAAGAACCGGATTTGGTGAATTCCTTTTTTACGATTGGAGATTTCTTGAAGACGGAAAAACACTCAATCCGGACTTTGAGATGAACATGGAACGCTACAAAGGCTCGGGAGTGCTAATTGCAAAAGACAATTTCGGAAGTGGAAGTTCGCGCGAACACGCGCCGTGGGCAATCAGAGAGTTCGGATTCAGGGTCGTAATCGCGCCGTCTTTTGCTGACATTTTCTATAACAACTGCTTCAAAAACTCCATTCTCCCCGTCAAACTCAACCGCGAGCAAGTGGACTCCCTGTTTGAAACCGTAAGGGCAAATCCGGGTTTCAGTCTGGAGGTTGATTTGGAAAAACAGTCAATCACGGGAAGCGGGATTAATTTTGAGTTTGACATTGACCCATTCAGAAAAAGAACTCTTCTTGAAGGGCTTGATGACATATCGCAAACTTTGAAAGAAAGCGACCTGATAGAAAAATATGAAAAAAAGCATGTGGAAACAAGGCCCTGGGGTTTCCCTGCAATGGAAAGATAA